A stretch of Gossypium hirsutum isolate 1008001.06 chromosome A06, Gossypium_hirsutum_v2.1, whole genome shotgun sequence DNA encodes these proteins:
- the LOC107963160 gene encoding uncharacterized protein codes for MKRVGPIAYQLELSPELDRIHNVLHVSMLRRYHSDPVQIVWTEEVEVRPDLTFEEELVQILDCDVKVLRRKSVSLVKVLWHNHSSKEATWEPEEAMRQQYPHLF; via the coding sequence ATGAAGCGTGTGGGACCAATTGCCTATCAGCTTGAGTTATCTCCAGAGTTGGACCGGATTCATAATGTGCtccatgtctctatgttgaggcgatatcaTTCTGATCCTGTGCAGATCGTTTGGACTGAGGAggttgaggttaggccagatctgacctttgaggaagagctAGTTCAGATTTTAGACTGTGATGTAAaagttctgaggaggaagtcagTTTCACTGGTTAAGGTGCTATGGCATAATCACAGTTctaaggaagccacgtgggaacccgaagaggcaaTGCGACAGCAATATCCTCACCTATTTTGA